Proteins encoded within one genomic window of Verrucomicrobiia bacterium:
- a CDS encoding LysM peptidoglycan-binding domain-containing protein has protein sequence MKILSISLLFSALYTLPLFAQNNPAQREDARVEREKVLRAADQLEILLPQLDSLKNEVQTLKTQVDRLQLENAALKKNLSELEVSRTKERDALLDEVSKIMAESKSAKPILKSQATTSTNTTAPAPIVAKPIATKPVAASTTNQPAQEQVGYEHVVGPGQTVSSIAKAFNEAGVKVTVKDIIQANHLDADAKVRIGQKLFIPKK, from the coding sequence ATGAAAATTTTATCCATTTCTCTCCTATTTTCAGCGCTCTATACATTACCCCTTTTCGCTCAAAACAATCCCGCACAACGTGAAGATGCCCGTGTGGAACGCGAAAAAGTGCTTCGAGCTGCCGACCAGCTAGAAATTTTATTACCTCAACTGGATTCTTTGAAAAATGAGGTGCAAACCTTAAAAACACAAGTGGATCGGTTACAGTTGGAAAATGCAGCGTTGAAAAAAAATTTGAGCGAGTTGGAAGTTTCGCGCACGAAAGAAAGAGACGCGCTTCTCGATGAAGTCAGTAAAATTATGGCGGAATCCAAATCTGCAAAACCCATTCTGAAATCTCAAGCAACAACTTCCACTAACACCACAGCACCCGCTCCTATTGTTGCCAAACCTATAGCAACCAAACCTGTAGCCGCTTCAACCACCAATCAACCTGCTCAAGAGCAAGTAGGTTACGAGCATGTGGTAGGCCCGGGCCAAACAGTTTCTTCGATTGCAAAAGCTTTTAATGAAGCCGGCGTCAAGGTCACGGTGAAAGACATTATCCAAGCCAATCATTTGGATGCCGATGCAAAAGTTCGAATTGGTCAAAAACTTTTTATTCCTAAAAAATAG
- the bioB gene encoding biotin synthase BioB, with product MRVWTLSEIQSVYELPLLELIDHARKIYREHWSKDEIQLCRLLSIKTGGCSEDCSYCAQSARYQTGVKAERLMSVEEVLPLAREAKEQGATRFCMGAAWKGVREGEKKFESVLETVREVSKLGMEVCVTLGELSEGAAQALKEAGLTAYNHNLDTSPEFYSQIVSTHTFEDRLKTIRYVQQAGISVCCGGILGMGENVKDRLRLLEVLSSFNPQPESIPINCLMAMPGTPLENQTPIDSLDLVRMIATTRILFPKARVRLSAGRRHLSKEAQTLCFLAGANSIFYGEKLLTAENPEVEDDRVLLEAIGLKL from the coding sequence ATGAGGGTTTGGACTTTGTCAGAAATTCAGTCGGTTTATGAGTTGCCACTTTTAGAGTTAATTGATCACGCGCGCAAAATTTATCGTGAGCATTGGTCTAAAGACGAGATTCAACTTTGCCGTTTGTTGAGCATTAAAACAGGCGGATGCAGCGAAGATTGCTCTTATTGCGCGCAAAGCGCTCGCTATCAAACGGGGGTGAAGGCAGAGCGATTGATGTCGGTGGAAGAGGTTTTACCCTTAGCGCGCGAGGCGAAAGAGCAGGGGGCAACGCGATTTTGTATGGGAGCGGCATGGAAAGGCGTGCGCGAGGGGGAAAAGAAATTTGAATCGGTGCTGGAAACCGTTCGTGAGGTGAGCAAATTGGGAATGGAAGTGTGTGTGACGCTCGGTGAGCTTTCGGAAGGCGCTGCGCAAGCGTTAAAAGAAGCGGGATTGACCGCTTACAATCATAATTTGGACACGAGTCCAGAATTTTACTCGCAGATTGTGTCGACGCACACGTTTGAAGATCGATTAAAAACGATTCGATATGTGCAGCAAGCTGGAATTTCGGTGTGTTGCGGCGGAATTTTAGGAATGGGAGAAAATGTCAAAGATCGACTTCGCTTATTGGAGGTTTTGAGTTCATTTAATCCGCAACCCGAGAGCATTCCGATTAATTGTTTGATGGCGATGCCGGGCACTCCTTTGGAAAATCAAACGCCCATTGATAGTTTGGATTTGGTGCGAATGATTGCCACGACGCGTATTCTTTTTCCCAAAGCGCGCGTGCGTTTATCGGCAGGGCGTCGCCATTTATCGAAAGAAGCGCAAACGCTTTGTTTTTTAGCAGGCGCCAACTCTATTTTTTATGGGGAGAAACTGTTGACAGCAGAAAATCCTGAGGTGGAAGACGATAGAGTGTTACTTGAAGCAATTGGCCTTAAATTATAA
- a CDS encoding nucleoside deaminase has protein sequence MDPFLQAAIDEAQKGKQEKGIPIGSVLVHQGKIIGRGHNRRVQEGSAIHHGEMNALENAGRQPAKVYRESVLYTTLSPCPMCSGAILLYGIPKVVVGENKTFMGEEELLRSRGVAVEVLQDPTCIDMMETFIRENPELWNEDIGE, from the coding sequence ATGGATCCATTTTTACAAGCAGCGATTGATGAAGCCCAAAAGGGTAAACAGGAAAAAGGCATTCCGATTGGATCAGTCTTAGTGCATCAAGGAAAAATTATTGGACGAGGTCACAATCGTCGTGTTCAGGAGGGTAGCGCGATTCATCATGGTGAAATGAATGCTTTAGAAAATGCAGGGCGGCAACCTGCTAAAGTTTATCGTGAATCGGTTTTATATACGACATTATCACCGTGCCCAATGTGTAGTGGCGCGATTTTGCTTTATGGCATTCCCAAGGTGGTTGTGGGTGAAAATAAGACGTTTATGGGCGAGGAAGAGCTTTTGCGTTCGCGAGGGGTTGCGGTCGAGGTTTTGCAAGATCCGACCTGTATTGATATGATGGAGACTTTTATTCGCGAAAATCCTGAGTTGTGGAATGAGGACATAGGGGAATGA
- a CDS encoding 6-bladed beta-propeller produces MKLKGIFLLYCIIGWLSDKAWSEDWLKPKFLFEFGKRGLGDGEFGGEDVLDNDAIQGPKDIAVDWDNKIYVLDTQGDEKARVQVFTSNGVFIGKFGSVGNGPEQFSEPESIAVGRLGDIYVSDGGLDCVHVFDKNFNYKKRFGIHGSGPGQFNWPTEIAIRGEDVYVMDGGNKRVQAFDSQGSYLSEIKFPEVENLSPEDAYQYLGGIAFDAWGNLHVSLKSVWGNKINVYDSQGKLVRSLSTQNPRVFSDLAVLGQGYILGSDWVGSVIQIYRPFSYQSQFGLLGNDSGQFDSPYGLAVNPLQRDKLYVADWDNHRIQVFAFETITNFNAFSKDYVSGDFLGDGYADLIVYRSGKFSTTHGYQGDDSPRSPQTKLLNFYENTLVNEKNISSLFWKIPEGRAISFGKPILGNSMGVLGSLVFKCKKYFALIHYWVDEALPLWNSDLEARILPIPFKIGHLRASGDLNQDGFLDLVLVKKQTLRVLLGPDYRESKEIKGLTTPLPGRVHAIYHQGEENSALVFQKRRENAVAYSIAPDLTATFLKVIPVRRKIRAMMGATPVVKKGRKIKAGSLRYRLPRSPYGNGTFKIIGPR; encoded by the coding sequence ATGAAATTAAAGGGTATTTTTTTGTTATATTGTATTATTGGGTGGCTTTCCGACAAGGCGTGGAGTGAAGATTGGTTAAAGCCCAAGTTTTTGTTTGAATTTGGCAAACGGGGCTTAGGGGATGGGGAGTTTGGTGGCGAAGATGTTTTGGATAATGATGCGATTCAAGGGCCTAAAGATATTGCAGTGGATTGGGACAATAAGATTTATGTATTGGATACCCAAGGAGATGAAAAAGCGCGAGTGCAAGTTTTTACCAGTAATGGAGTTTTTATTGGAAAGTTTGGTTCTGTGGGGAATGGTCCTGAACAATTTTCTGAACCCGAGTCGATAGCGGTGGGAAGGTTGGGCGATATTTATGTTTCCGATGGGGGTTTGGATTGTGTGCATGTTTTTGATAAGAATTTTAATTATAAAAAACGTTTTGGCATTCATGGTAGTGGGCCAGGCCAGTTTAATTGGCCTACGGAGATTGCAATTCGTGGAGAAGATGTTTATGTCATGGATGGGGGCAATAAACGCGTGCAGGCGTTTGATAGTCAGGGAAGTTATTTATCTGAAATTAAATTTCCAGAGGTAGAAAATTTATCACCAGAGGATGCTTATCAATACTTGGGAGGCATCGCTTTCGATGCTTGGGGTAATTTACATGTCAGTCTTAAAAGTGTTTGGGGCAATAAAATTAATGTTTATGATTCTCAAGGGAAATTGGTTCGCTCCCTGAGCACTCAAAACCCCAGGGTGTTTTCTGATCTCGCAGTTTTAGGACAAGGCTATATTTTGGGTTCGGATTGGGTAGGTTCTGTGATTCAGATTTATCGTCCTTTTAGCTATCAGTCTCAATTTGGTTTGTTGGGAAATGATTCGGGACAGTTTGATAGTCCCTATGGATTAGCTGTTAATCCCTTGCAGCGAGATAAGCTGTATGTAGCAGATTGGGATAATCATCGGATTCAGGTTTTTGCATTTGAAACAATCACGAATTTTAATGCGTTTTCTAAAGATTATGTTTCGGGCGATTTTTTGGGTGATGGATATGCCGACTTGATCGTTTATCGATCAGGAAAATTTTCTACAACTCATGGTTATCAAGGTGATGATAGTCCAAGATCGCCACAAACTAAATTGCTAAATTTTTATGAGAACACGCTAGTTAACGAAAAAAATATCAGTTCTTTATTCTGGAAAATTCCTGAGGGTAGAGCTATTAGTTTTGGTAAACCTATTTTAGGCAACAGTATGGGTGTATTAGGAAGTTTGGTTTTCAAATGCAAAAAATATTTTGCCTTAATCCATTACTGGGTGGATGAGGCTTTGCCTTTATGGAATAGTGATTTAGAAGCGCGGATTTTGCCTATTCCATTTAAGATAGGACATCTCCGAGCGTCGGGCGATTTGAATCAAGATGGGTTTCTGGATTTGGTATTAGTCAAAAAACAAACGCTTCGTGTTTTGTTGGGGCCCGATTATCGAGAGTCAAAAGAAATAAAGGGGTTGACTACGCCTTTGCCGGGTCGGGTTCATGCCATTTATCACCAGGGAGAAGAAAATAGTGCTTTGGTTTTTCAAAAAAGAAGGGAAAATGCCGTGGCGTATTCCATTGCTCCTGATTTGACAGCGACTTTTTTAAAGGTTATTCCTGTGCGAAGAAAAATCCGAGCAATGATGGGAGCGACTCCCGTTGTTAAAAAAGGGCGCAAGATTAAAGCAGGTTCCTTGCGTTATCGTCTTCCTCGATCGCCTTATGGCAATGGCACTTTTAAAATTATTGGGCCGCGATAA